GTCTCCACGCCGAGGCTGTCCTCGGCGGTGGGCGTGTCTCCATCACCTATCTAGAAAACGACCAACGGCGAACAGTGTCGCGTTCGGCAAACGATCCCGACTTGGGGGATCAACACTTAGAACCGGCAAGCACGATGCCAGAGGTGCTAGGCCAGAACGAACTTGAGGGTATTGGCCTAGATCCACGAAGTCGATTAAGGCTCGTAGATGCACGAGCGTCTCTAGCTTTGGACGCCCACGATCCACGCCTACGTGAACTTCGAACCGAAGCTGAATCAATCACCGTTCAGCTGAGAGAGCTGGGGCGGCAGCGTGAGTCGCACCGGCAAGAGGAAATCCTCCGCCCGTCGCTGGTCGCTGAACTCGCGGATGCGCGTGCTCATGAGAACGAGTTGCTCAGTCGAGCTTCTGCCGAAGTCGCTGACCTGCGCGGGGCCCTGGCTGAAGGTACAACGCGACTGAGCGCTACGCGAAGCCAGCGGGAGGAGCTCCTCCTCATGAGAGGAGAGCTCACAGATATCGCCGGAGAGGCTGCTGAGCTCGAAACGCGGCTGGCGAATCTGCTCGCGGACTACAACGACCCAATCAGTGGCGCGAATCTCAACGTGAGTACGGCGAAGGCGTTCAGGAGTCAGACGGTCGCTACCTCCAAATTGCATGACGTAGTGACGGACGTCGCCGCTACCGTTGAGAGACTCGCTTCTGACATTGCGGCAATTGACGACCAACTTAGACCGCTCAGGATTGAATTCGAACAACTTCAAGCCGGTGCTGGTGAAGCGGCGCAGCTGACATCCCGTCTCGAGAGGCAATTGTCAGATGTAGACAGCCGCCTTCAACGGCTGCCCGCTATACAGGAACGATCTCAGGCTCTCGAGTTGCGTCGCGACGGAATCATGATCGCTCTCGACCAGATCGCTGAAGCTGTCTGGATCGCGCGCTCGAAAGCTGTCCATGCGTTGAACCAGGAATTCACGCCGCGAATCCGTGTAGTAGCAGAACACTTCGGAGACCGGGACGAGTACGTAAGTCGGCTCGCGGACGCTTTACGGGGTAGTGGTCTTCAACATAATCAACTGGCCAGTTGGATTGCGGATCGGGTTACCCCAAAGGAACTCGTTGCGGCGACTGAAAACTCTGATGCGGCACTCTTAGCGACCCTAGGTGAAATAACGCCCAACCGGGTCGAGCGGCTCATTAGCCACCTGGCTATGTCAGAGAAATTAGGCGAGGTTCTCACCTCGAGGGTCGATGACGTAACCGTGTTCGAATTGCTGGTGGGAAATCAGTACAAGTCATCAGAAACCCTATCCACTGGACAGAGATGCGCGCTGGTCTTGCCGCTGCTTCTCGCTGAAGCAGGCAGGACCTTAATTCTCGATCAACCGGAAGACCACCTGGACAACGCGTACCTGGTCGACAACACTGTGAGGTCGTTATCCGCGAGGTCTCGAAAAGCTCAGACAATCGTAGTGACCCACAACGCAAACATCCCAGTACTCGGGAACGCTGACAGGGTAATTGCGCTGCAAAGCGATGGTCGTCGCGGATATGTGCACGAAGTCGGAGCGCTCACCGAGCCAAAGATCGTCTCCGCAATCACGAGACTGATGGAAGGTGGAAGTGAGGCATTCGCCCAGCGGGCGGCCTTCTATCGCACTGGTGGTAATCCATGAACCGCGATGAAGCCCTCAATGCGATGTCCAGCGATGTGCCCGCCGAACGGCTAGAATCAGCGAGGTATTTGCAGTTTTGGGCGATTCCTGCTGATATCCCTCAACTCCGATCCTTCCTGCAAGCCGAATCGGTGGGTTGGATATCCCGGTCTCTGAAGTCCGCGCTGGCTAGACTCGGAGATGCTCCGGAACAAGAAATCGATCTGGAAGACTATCTCCAGGACGATGGGACGCAATCGCAGGAAGTTTCGGCTCTTGCGCGTGCACGGATCGCCCGAACCGTGGTACACGAGCTGGAACCTATCGTGGGCGCCATTCAGTATTACGCATCGCGTGAGGTCACCGACTATTCGAGTAGCCGAACCGCTTCCCAGGTCAATCGGATGGCTCGACTATTGAGGGCCATCGAAACTCTAGGCAGAGTTTCTGGGACGCCACGAATCCAGAAGTTTGACCTCGCCACTCTCATTGCGAAGCTGGTGGAGGCAGAGCAGGTCGCCGCCGAGATCGTCATGAAAGTCGAAGGGCCCGGACGACTCATACTTTCGAGCGATCCTGACCTGATCGAACTTGTGCTTGGCAATGCGTTACGAAATGCCGCAGAGGCCATAAATGAAGTGCTCTCGCACGGATCGGTCGCAGTGGTGTATGGGGGTACTGATCGTGACTTCTGGGTCACCATCTCAGACAACGGGAAGGGGCTTCCAACGGGTAGCTCTGAGCGATTGTTCGATGTAGGAACGTCGACCAAGGAAGGGCATTTGGGTATGGGCCTCGCACTATCCATTGAGGCCACCCGAACTTTGGGTGGCAAACTCCGACTATCGGGTACAGCACAAGGAGCCAGGTTCGAGATGAACGTACCGGATGGAGTCATCTGATGCAGTTTCTGTTAGTCGAGGACAACCCGGGGGTAGTGTCTGTCTTTCGCGACTTTGCAGCTAGCGATAGTCACGTTGTCGAAGTGGTGGGCGATCTTGAGAGCGCATTGGCGCACATCGATGCCGGACCATCTGGGAGTGACCTCGTTATATGCGACTTAAAAATCCCCTCCCAACCTGGATCGGTAGACGCAGAAGTCGAGCATGGCCTCATGGTGTTGCGGCGACTACTCGCTCGATTGCCAGGTGTTCCTGTGGTAGTTCTCTCCGCTTTCGGGACGGTCGATGTGGTCGCAGGAATGCTGTTGGAGGCTAAGCAGCTAGACGTCTACGGCAGTGGAAGTCCTATCCCGATGTTGAGGTTTGAGCAGAAGGCTAATGTAACTGCGGCGATGCAATCTATTACGGACGCACACGCCGAGCTCAATGAGCTCGATGGGATTGAGTTGGTGGGTGCGTCGGACCTCGACAAAGAGCAGCATCGTGCCCTGCGCGTGTTCGCACGGCGGAGGGGCGGAAGGACGGTGCAATACAGGCCACTGTCCGGCGGCCTCTCTGGCGCAGCTACTGGGTTGGCGACAGTGAGAAGTGAAAGCGGGGCTCAGGTTGCACATGTGGTCGCCAAACTAACCCGACTAAGTAGTGCTTTGGAGGAACGGGAGAGGTACCGCACCTACATTTCTGGGCGTCTCGGCGCGGGGACGTATGCTGATCTGAGCGACGAAGTCTTGGCAGGTTGCCAAGATGGCGCCGGACTCTTCTATAGCGTCGCTGATACGTACGACAAAGACTTGTTCACCGTGCTTAGGCTCGATGAAGAGTTGGCGGTTCGTGCTGTCGAGCGCCTGGTCTCAGACACGTCGCACTGGATTTCGGGTGCCCCACAAAGGTCAAAAATGTGGGTTGAAGTTCGTGAACTTCTCATTACCCCAGACAAGTATGAAGAGGTAAGAAGTCGCTACGCCATTCGCGAAGTTGCGGAAGAAAAACCAATACAGACTGTCTGGGCGGCCCAGCATGGTGATCTGCACGGTGCGAACGTGTTGGTCGATGAAGCGGGTCGCCCCGTTCTAATTGATTTCGGACGAACTTCGTATGGTCCGAGTTTGCTCGATCCGATCACTCTCGAACTAGCGGTTCTCTTCCACCCCGATTCTCCCTATCGAGATGACGCCTGGCCAAGTGTTGCCGCATTGGCCGATTGGAATGATCTGGATTCCTATCTCGTCGGCTGCCCCTATCCTCGCTTCGTGAGGGTCTGCCGGGAGTGGGCATCCCGGGTGGGGGCTGGCCAGCGAGACCTGTACGCGGTCGTTAACGCCATCTGCCTACGGAACCTGAGGTTCAAAGATGTGAACTCCGAGCGGGCGCTTGCGTTGCAGGAATGGGCGGCGAGCGTGCTCGACGAATCCTGAACCGTCCGCCGCGCCACAGGGGGTGGTAGGCCGAACACGCTGATCGGCATGAGAGTGCGGTCATCGGGAATGACGGAGGCGTCCCGCATGCCGAACGGTTACCGATCAAGACCACGCCCTTCCTTCACCGCAGCCAAAAACCGAACCCCGACAGCAGAATCCCGTTGCAAGTGCATCGACGAGCGCCTTCACATGAGGTGTTGCGTCGATCGATAGAACCTGCGGGACGTCTTCCGCAATCAGGACACGCCTTGATTGTTCGCACCAAACGCCTCAGATTCGTCGGCAGGTGCGACCAGCCCGTCGATCACCGTCCTACAGAT
This portion of the Dermatophilaceae bacterium Sec6.4 genome encodes:
- a CDS encoding HAMP domain-containing sensor histidine kinase, with protein sequence MNRDEALNAMSSDVPAERLESARYLQFWAIPADIPQLRSFLQAESVGWISRSLKSALARLGDAPEQEIDLEDYLQDDGTQSQEVSALARARIARTVVHELEPIVGAIQYYASREVTDYSSSRTASQVNRMARLLRAIETLGRVSGTPRIQKFDLATLIAKLVEAEQVAAEIVMKVEGPGRLILSSDPDLIELVLGNALRNAAEAINEVLSHGSVAVVYGGTDRDFWVTISDNGKGLPTGSSERLFDVGTSTKEGHLGMGLALSIEATRTLGGKLRLSGTAQGARFEMNVPDGVI
- a CDS encoding response regulator, which produces MQFLLVEDNPGVVSVFRDFAASDSHVVEVVGDLESALAHIDAGPSGSDLVICDLKIPSQPGSVDAEVEHGLMVLRRLLARLPGVPVVVLSAFGTVDVVAGMLLEAKQLDVYGSGSPIPMLRFEQKANVTAAMQSITDAHAELNELDGIELVGASDLDKEQHRALRVFARRRGGRTVQYRPLSGGLSGAATGLATVRSESGAQVAHVVAKLTRLSSALEERERYRTYISGRLGAGTYADLSDEVLAGCQDGAGLFYSVADTYDKDLFTVLRLDEELAVRAVERLVSDTSHWISGAPQRSKMWVEVRELLITPDKYEEVRSRYAIREVAEEKPIQTVWAAQHGDLHGANVLVDEAGRPVLIDFGRTSYGPSLLDPITLELAVLFHPDSPYRDDAWPSVAALADWNDLDSYLVGCPYPRFVRVCREWASRVGAGQRDLYAVVNAICLRNLRFKDVNSERALALQEWAASVLDES